Part of the Candidatus Brocadia sinica JPN1 genome, TGATAGCCCCAAGGCCATCAGGGTTAAAGCAATGTGCGATATCCTTTGCTGTAGCGCCCTGGGCACCATAGCCTGGTACAAGAAAATAAGCAGCAGGCATAATCTTTCGCAATTTCGATATTTCGTGAGAAAATGTAGCTCCCACGACAGCCCCAACTGCGCTGTATCCCTGTTTGCCAATGAAGTCTTTTCCCCAGGCATGTGTCTTTTCTGCGATAATTTCATGGAGTTTTTTTGTCCCACACATGATGTCCTGGAGTTCACCTGAGGATGGATTTGATGTTTTTACGAGGATAAATATACCTTTGTTATGTTTCCTCGCTGTTTGTAAAAAGGGGATCAGGCTGTCGGTTCCTAAAAGGGGGTTAACGGTTATGGCATCAGCGGCGAATGGGATTTCAACGATATTATCTATGTGTACCTCACCGATATGGGCATTGGCATATGCCTCAGCGGTGCTGGGGACATCACCTCTTTTTACATCGCCAATTACTATCAACCCTTTTTGTCTGGCGTATTGAATAGTTTCCGCATATGCCCAAACACCCCACCAGCCATAAAGTTCATAAAATGCAATCTGGGGTTTGACAATGCTCACATATGGTGTGATAAGGTCGATAACCTGTGTATTAAATTCCAGAATAACACGGGATGCATATTCAAGTGCCTGTTTTTGAGAAGCGGAGAACTTCTGCTTAATAGTATCCGGGATGAGTTTAAAAGAGGGGTCTAAACCTACCACTACACAGCTATTTTTTCTGCGGATGGCTGAGACAAGCTGGTCGGCAAAATTTTCTCTGATGTCAGAGACTACAGCCAAAATTGTTTTCCTTAAGTCTCAAGTTTTGATGATAATCAAGTAACTAAAGGGACAAGAAATTTTTAAGAAGTTTTGGACCTTCTGCGGTTAAAAAGGATTCGGGATGAAACTGTACCCCTTCTAAAGGATACTCTTTATGGCGAATACCCATAATCTCATCATCGTCTGCCCTGGCGGTAACTTCAAGACAATCGGGCAATGTATCTTCTTTGACGATAAGAGAATGATAACGAGTGGCTTCAAAAGGATTGGAAAGTCCCCGGTAAATGGTTTTGCAGTCGTGTTTGATCATAGATGTCTTTCCATGCATAAGTCTTCGTGCACGAATAACTTCAGCCCCATATGTATATGCAATGCACTGGTGGCCCAGACAAACCCCGAGAATCGGTATTTTCCCTGAGAACTGTTTTATAATATCATTAGAGATGCCTGCTTCCTTGGGTGTACAGGGTCCCGGAGATATAATGATATGGTCAGGTTTCTTCTCCTCTATTTCCCCAAGGCTGACCTTATCATTTCTAAATACTTCCATTCTTGCGCCAAATGCGCCAATTTGTTGCACTAAATTATAGGTGAAGGAGTCGTAATTATCGATAATGATTATCATAAAAGTATTTCCCTTTTACAAATATTAGCAAAATAAATTTTGAATATCAAAGAGATTTTAAGTGGTAATTAAACAAGTTCTTGCATTCACTGTTAGTAAATGCCATTACCATAAAAACAACTTGACAATATTCGTTTTTTTTGTTAAATTTTGTTAATTGTATTAACTGTTAAGCGACACTGGGATAAGATCGATGTGTTATCCTTAAAGAATTTTGTGTAGTTATATATAGACTGGCCAAAAGGGGGAAAAGTTTGCGAAAGTGGGGATAACCCACTTTTTTATTTTAAGGAGTATATTTTTTCCCTTAGAGTGTTCTTTCTGGTTAGTCTTTGATTAACGACTTAAGTAAAAAGGTATTTATGGATAAAGAAAGTTTACTACGTCTAGTAGATAGTTTACACAGGGATAAAGAAATTGCCAAAGATGTTGTGTTTCAGGGTATAGAGGCCGCTCTAACTACCGCTGCCCGAAAACATTTTAAATCCCAGGAGACGGTTTCTATTCAAATTGATAGAAATACGGGAGAAATTTTGGCGAGGGAGGGTGATCGTAAAATCGATCCTTCCGAATTGGGCAGGATTACGGCGCAAACTGCGAAACAAGTTATCATTCAGAAGATACGGGAAGCTGAGAGGGACGTTATATACGAGGATTTTGTTAGCCGGAAGGGTGCCATTGTCAGTGGAACTGTCCAAAGGTTCGAAGGACCTACGATCATTGTTAACCTTGGGAAAACAGAAGGCATCCTGCACAAATTGGAACAAATTGATGATGAACATTATAATACGAATGAACGGGTCAGGGCGATTGTCTTTGATGTGAAAAAAGTAGGAACTCGGGTGCGGATATTACTTTCAAGGACGCATCCTGATTTTGTCCGGAGGCTTTTTGAATTAGAAGTACCTGAAATTGCGGAAAATACCATTGAAATTAAGGCCCTGGCAAGAGAGCCTGGTCATAGGACCAAGATTGCTGTGGCTTCAAGCGATCAAAATGTGGATTGCGTCGGTGCGTGTGTGGGTGTGCGTGGGTCTCGGATTAAGAATATTGTGGATGAATTAAATGGTGAGAAGATTGATATTATTCGGTGGAGTGATGAACCAGAGGTGTTGTTGCCCAATGCACTGAAACCTGCGGAAGTTTCAGGGATTATTCTGTCGGCAGAGAACCAGGTTGCGACTATTGTGGTACCAAATGATCAACTTTCTCTGGCAATTGGCAAGAGGGGACAAAATGTACGTCTTGCATCCCGGTTAACGTCATGGGATATTGATATTATCACAGAATCGGAATTTGAAGAAAGGCAAAAAGAGGGTGCCGCAGGACTTACAGAGGTTGCAGAGTCGAACAAAAGGCCTTCTGATAATTCAAAGACGACAAATGGGGGGGCGGTGGCTGAGCATATTAAAGCGGGTGGGGAAAAAGAGGGAGTATAATAATAAATATATGGAAATTATTTTGATTATCTTAGGAGTTTAAATGGGAAAAATTCGGATCAGTTTACTTGCAAAAGAGCTGGGGGTTAAGAGTAGCCTGTTGATTGATAAATGTCATGAAAAAGGGTTGACTCACATTACGCACCATGCGAATACACTAGTTTCTGAGCAGGCGGAAATGATAAGACAATTGTTCCAACCGGGTGCAAAGGTGACTCCTACGAAAGAAGAGCCCAAAATAAAAGAGGTTCCCGTTTCACATGCAGTGGTTGAACAGAAAAAGGCTGAGAAAACGACATCGCAAGCCGGTGGTGTAAAAGTTATTCAACCGAGTAAAATTGTTAGAATCCCCAAAAGTGCACCCACTCCGCATCAGCAACAGCGTGTTGTAAAGATGACCCCGGTAAAAACATATTGGAAGAAGAAACAGCCGCCAGGTGTTGTGTCTTTCAGGAAAAAAGAACACGGAGGGGAAGTTGTCGAATCAAAAAAACCAGCAGTTAAGGAGAAAGAAACAAAGGTTGTTATGGAACCACCGATAACGGTAAAAGATCTTTCTTCTAAGTTAGGGATTCGTGCAAATGAGATTATCACCAAGTTACTCCTCGAACACAATGTGCGTTCAACAATCAATCAGATATTAAGCGAAGAGATTGTACAGTTGTTAGGCATTGAATATGGGGTGGAGATTGAAATTAGAAAAAAAGAGGCCGTGGGAGAACGTGATTTCATGGCCGAGCAGGTATCTACAAAAGCCGAGGACATGGTGCATCGTGCACCGATCGTGACTTTTTTGGGGCATGTTGACCATGGAAAAACCTCACTCCTTGATAGTATTCGTCAAACAAATGTTGCCGCGGGAGAAATAGGTGGGATTACGCAGCATATTGGTGCGTATAAGGTGGAAATGCATGGAAAACACGTAGTATTTCTTGATACACCTGGCCATGAAGCATTTACAGCTATGCGGGCAAGGGGAGCAAATATTACCGATGTGGTGGTGCTCGTTGTGGCGGCCGATGATGGAGTGATGCCTCAAACGGAAGAGGCATTAAATCATGCAAAAGCTGCTAATGTGCCGATTGTTGTTGCGGTGAATAAAATTGATAAACCCGGTGCCAATTCGCTGAGAGTTAAACAACAGCTTGCAAGTCTGGATTTAATCCCTGAAGAATGGGGTGGAAAGACGCAGTTTGTTGAGACTTCAGCTGTTACGAAAAAGGGAATCGATACCTTGCTTGAAAGGCTTTTGCTGGAGTCTGAAATTCTGGAACTAAAAGCAAACCCTAAAAATCCGGCACGAGGAGTGGTATTGGAGGCTCGCCTTAGTGAGGGACGAGGAGTTGTTGCTAATGTCTTAATACAAGAAGGCACCTTGCATGAAGGAGATATTATCCTTTGTGGCAGGACTTTCGGTAGGGCGCGTCTCGTTACGAACGAAAGGGGATTGGAGGTACAAGAGGCAGGTCCGTCAACACCGGTATCCGTTTCTGATTTTTCTGAAGTTCCTGAGGCTGGAGACAAATTTTACGTCGTCAGCGATATACAAAGGGCAAGAGAGATTGCTCAGGAAAGACAAAAGAAAGAACGTGAAACCTCTCTGGCAAAACACCAGCATGTTACGCTGGATAGCCTGTATTCCAAAATTGCTGAAGGGAACGTAAAGGAAATCAAAATAATATTAAAGGCTGATTATAAGGGTTCTGTTGAAGTACTCAAAAAGGCATTAGAAGAACTTTCAACTCCTGAAATAAAAGTGAGAATATTACACTGTGGTGTCGGTGGTATTACAGAATCGGACGTGCTTCTGGCTGATGCATCGGATGCCATTGTGATTGGGTTTTATGTGACGACCGAGGATAAGGCACGCATACTGGCAGAAGAAAAAGGGGTGGAAATCAGGCTCTACAAAATTATCTATGATGCAACAAACGAAATAAAAGCTGCCATGGAAGGTATGTTAGAACCAGAATCTAAAGAGGTTGTATTAGGTCAGGTCGAAATACGGCAAGTTTACAATATCTCAAAGTTTGGTAATGTTGCTGGTTGTTATGTAAAAACGGGTAAAATTACAAGAAATGCTTCCATCCGTTTAATTCGGGATAACATTATCATTTATGACGGGAAATTAGAGTCTTTAAAGGTAGTTAAAGATGATGTCAGAGAGGTTAGGGCAGGATTTGAATGTGGGCTGAAAATTGCCAATTATGATGATATTAAAGTGGGGGATGTTGTGGAGGCATACGAAGTCCAAAAGATAGCAAGGGTCCTAACGGTATAGTAATTGCTCTTAGCTTTGCCTGGCATTTTTAGAAAAAGATTTTTAACCCCTTGTTATCCTCCTTCTTGGCAATTGGGACAATTTTAATTGCGACTATGATGCACTTATGAAATTAGAGTTTTACAAGTCTGATGATGCCGTAATTGGAGTTCTCAATATTCGATTGGTAATCCGGAGTGCAAATACCTTAAAGGACAAACGTCGCATCATTAAGAGCCTGAAAGATCGTGTTAAAAATAATTTTAACGTCTCTGTCTCAGAAATTGGAACTTTAGATCATTGCCAATATTCCAGATTAGGGATAGCAATGGTAGGAAATGATAAGGGATATGTGAATAGTGTCTTGTCGAATTTACTTAATATGTTCCGAATCTCAACTTCTGTAGAGCTTGTTGGTTATCACCTCGAATTTGTTTAATTCCATTCGTAAGAGATGTACATCCATATTGTAAATCCCTTTTTAGTGATATGTATACTTTTTTGTTTACAATAAAGAAGGGGGTTGTTATGCCTTCAAGAAGAGTAGAGCGATTGTCTGAATCAGTTAAACAAGAGGTAAGTAAAATCATACTTTACGAACTCAAAGACCCTCGGATAAGTTTTATTACGGTTACCAATGTTGAACTTGCGTCTGATTTAAAAAGAGCAAAGGTGTATATCTCTGTTTTGGGGGATGCTCTTACTCAGAGAAAAACCTTGCAGGCGCTGGAACATGCCAGAGGGTTTATTCAAGCAAAGGTGGGCGCACACCTGCAGATAAGATATACGCCATTGTTGACGTTTTATTTGGATGAATCGTTAAAAAAAAGTCAGCATATTTCAAACCTTATTGACGAGGCAGTTAAGGGGAGTGACATTACAATTGAAGGTGAGTTAGAAGAATGAAAAAATTACATTTAGGTTTACCGAAAGGCAGTCTTCAGGAAGCAACAATTGAAATGATGAAAAAGGCGGGTTATACTGTCCACGTTAGTCCCCGGTCTTATTACCCTTCGATCGATGACGATGAAATTTCCATACGATTAATCAGGCCGCAAGATATGTCCAGATATGTTGAAAAAGGGATTATTGATGCTGGTCTGACCGGCGCAGATTGGGTGAGAGAAGCTGGTTCTGATGTGAAAGTGGTTGTGAGTCTTGTGTACGCTAAACAACAGTTGACGAAGGTAAAATGGGTTTTAGCTGTGCCTGAAAGTTCGACCATCCGCACCGTGGATGATCTGCAGAATAAAAAGATTGCGACGGAGCTTGTGAACGTGACACGGCAGTATCTCGCAGAACGTGGGGTGGTTGCCGATATTGAATTTTCTCATGGTGCTACCGAGGCAAAGGCTCCAGACTTAGTAGATGCGATTGTAGAACTTACCGAAACAGGGAGTAGTCTGAAGGCAAACAAACTTCGTATCATTGAGATCGTTATGGAATCTTCAACTCAGCTTATTGCCAGTCATCATGCGTGGAAAGATGAATGGAAACGTACAAAAATAGAGAATCTTGCAATGCTATTTGAAGGAGCTATTATTGCCCGTGCAAAGGTTGGATTAAAGATGAATGTTCCAAACGGGGCCCTGGATCAGGTGCTAAAAAAATTGCCTGCATTGAGAAAACCAACGGTCTCTACACTGTCTGAAGGGGCTGGTTATGCAATTGAAACTGTGCTGGATGAAACAGTGGCAAGAAGCATCACTCCTGAGTTAAAAAGAGCCGGAGCTGAAGGGATTATTGAATATCCATTAAATAAAGTTATTCTTTAAGATGCGGGAGTTCCGATATGTTAAGGATATACAAAGAAGTATGAAATGTTATTTGTCAAATCTTTTTCTGTTATTTTTGTTTTTATAATACTCTTCTCTATTAGTTTCCAGGGATGTAGTAGTATTGCAGCTAAACATGACAGTCAATCCTTGCCGGTTATTGAGAGCAGCCCTTTGCACGCTCAAGAGAAAGCGCATGCCTATTTTTGTGCCGGATATTTTTCCCTGTTGGATAGGGATTGGGAAAATGCGGCTGCTAATTTTGAAAAAGCGATTCAACTAGATCGTTCTTCGGGAAGAATTATGCAACATTTAGCTACATGCTATTTCCAGTTAGGAAAGAATGAAAAGTCGATCGATTATCTCGAAAAATTAGCCAAAATCAAACCAAATGAATTTAGCGTGCATTATACATTGGCTACACTGTATGAAACTGTTGGAAAATATAGGGAGGCTATTGAGGAATATGAATACGCTCGCCAGTGTAAAACAACAAAGCTGGACCACGTATTTTTGGCGGATACTCTCTACCGACTTGCCAATCTTTATATGCAGGAAGGTATGATGGAAAAGGGGATAGAATGTTATAAGAGCATGTTCGACATGAAACTTGTAAGTGAACCGGCAAAGATATATTATGAGATCGGTCAGAAATATTTCGAAAAAAATGATACAAAAAAGGCCCTGGAATATTTTTTAAAGGTAAAAGAGGCTGATCCAAAGTTGAGTTTTGCAAGTTTTTATCTCACTCTCTGCTATGATGCACTTCATGACTATGACAACGCCATTAAAGAGGCAAAGGTTTTTTTGGAAAAAGAACCTGATAACTGGGTTATGCGCCTAGCCTTGTCCGAGATATACGAGAAAACAAACAATGAGTCCCAACAAAGCGAAGAAATTAAAAAAATCGAGGAAATTCTCAAAAAAAATATAGATGCTGGAAGTAAGAACTCGAAGGAATATTTCTTGCTATGCCAAATTTATAGAAATCAACGTAAAATTGATAAAGCAATCGCAGTTGTTGAGAATATGAAATTGATTCCTTTGGATAAAGAAACAATACGGGATATTCATTTTTTGTTGGCGAATCTTTATTACGAAGATAAAAGATTCGATAGAGTAGAAGAAGAATTGCAGATGGCCTTAAAGCTCGATCCTGATTTTCATGAAGCAAATAACTTTCTTGGTTACCTGTTTGTTGAAAACAATAGAAATTTGGACGAAGCAATTCAGCTTATTAACAAGGCGTTAAAAGCACAACCCCGGAATGGCGCATATCTTGATAGTTTGGGCTGGGCCTATTACAAGAAGGCACAGGTGGAAGGAAGACATGATTATTTAATTAAGGCGCTTCAAAAGTTATTGGAAGCTGTACAATTTCTGGAAGAACCGGATATCTATGATCATATCGGGGATGTTCATTATAGTTTGGGGAATTGGGACGAAGCTGTTAATGCCTGGAGGAAGGCGCAGGACTTATATAAGAAGATGTTTAATCAAGAAGTACAGATAGAGAACATTACGACGAAATTGGAAAAACTAAAGAGGTTAATATCTGTGGAAGAAACAGGCTCAAAGGTTATCAAAAAACGTATAGAGGTTAAAAGTGGCATTCAACCATGAGTTTTTTCTAAAAATATTTTTAGGAGAAATAAAAGAAATTGGCTGGACATTCACATTGGGCAAGTATAAAGCATAAAAAAGGTGCAGCAGATGCGAAAAAGGGCAAAATCTTTTCGAAGATAGCTCGCATGATTACTGTGGCTGCCAGAAGAGGTGGTGGCGACTCGAATATGAATCCAAGGTTACAGCTTGCCATAAGTAAGGCCAGAGCAGTTAATATGCCTAAAGAAAACATAGAGCGAGCCATTCAGAAAGGTACGGGGGGGGGTGAGGCATCAGAGTTGTTTGAATGTTTGTACGAAGGATACGGACCTCATGGCATAGCCTTAATGGTTGAAATCCTGACAGATAATAAAAATAGAACTGCCCCTGAAATACGAAAGATATTTGAGCGATTTGGCGGAAATATGGGGGAATCTGGTTGTGTCTCCTGGATGTTTGAAAAAAAAGGACTTATTATCGTGGGTAGCAATAGTCTCAATGAAGACGATCTCATGATGTTAGTCTTAGATGCCGGGGCCGAAGATTTACAGCAGGTGGGAGATATTTTTCAGATCATATGCCCGCAAGTGAATTTGGATACCGTGAAGAAGGCTATTGAGAATAAAAGCGTTAAGATCGAAAGTGCCGAGGTGTGTTGGATACCCAAAAACAATATTGACCTAGACGATGCGATGGGTCGTAAAGTACTAGGACTTATGGAGGCGCTTGAGGATCACGACGATGTGCAAAACGTCTATTCTAATTTTAATCTTCCACAAACCCTTCTCGCGGAAGCACAAGCAGCTAGATAGTACGGAATAAAATGACTGTTGGGAAGTGTGAACTTAAGTTTGCAGGACGGCGGCATAGATTCCACCGCATACTCTGAGCCGCTCCGCTGTAATGAATAATGGTTAACAATACCACTTATAGCTGCTTTTCCTCTTCTTTTTGAATGTATTGCAGATGCTGTTGAGGTTGTTCTATTGGAGCAACGTCCATTTCTTTATGGGTTTTCGGTTGTTTTTTCTCAATGTTTAACAATTCAAGAACTTGTTCTCCATCTAATACCTCATTCTCTTCGAGTTTCTTTGCTAACAGATTGAGTTTATCCTTATTATCGTTGAGCAATTTTTTGACCCTATCGTAGTTTCCCATGATAAGATTGGTAACCTCTTCATCAATGGCAACGGCTGTTTTTTCACTATATTCTTTTTCTTGAACAAGGTCGTGCCCGAGAAAAATGTTTCCCGATTGCCTGCCAAAAGTCTGGGGTCCTAATTTTCTGCTCATACCAAATCGGCATACATAACTTCTAGCCAACTGTGAGGCCTTTTCCAGGTCGTTTTGGGCGCCGGTTGATATTTTGCGTATTGCCAGTTCTTCTGCAGCTCGTCCTCCCAGTAATACACAAAGGGTATCCAGGATTTCAGGTTCTGTGGTCAAGTATTTATCTTCCAAAGGTAATTGCATAGTATATCCCAGTGCAGCCGTCCCTCTCGGAATTATAGAAACTTTGTGCACGGGATCTGTGTTGGGAAGTAGTGCGGCTACCAAGGTGTGACCTGCTTCATGGATTGCGACTGCCTTCTTTTCCGTATCGCTCATAATTCTGCTCTTTCGTTCCGGACCAGCTAATACTCTGTCTATGGAGGATTCCAATTCTTGCATGCCGACTGAGCTCTTATTGTGCCGTGCGGCAAGAAGTGCCGCTTCATTGACAACATTTGCCAGATCTGCCCCCGAAAAACCTGCGGTGCGTTTTGCGATGACTTTCAAGCTGACATCGGAATCTATCTTTACATTTTTGGCATGAACAGACAGTACAGCCTCTCGGCCAATAAGGTCTGGTCTGTCAACAGTTATTTGACGGTCAAAACGCCCCGGGCGTAACAATGCACTATCCAGGACATCAGGTCGGTTGGTCGCAGCAACGATAATAACCCCTTTCTGTGAATTAAATCCATCCATCTCGGCCAGAAGCTGGTTAAGAGTCTGTTCACGTTCGTCATGACCGCCACCCAGTCCTGTGCCACGTTGACGGCCAACACTGTCAATCTCGTCAATGAAAACAATGCATGGCGCCTTTGCTTTTGCCTGTTCAAACATGTCCCGTACTCGGGCAGCGCCCATTCCAACGAACATTTCGACAAAGTCTGAACCACTAATTGAGAAAAATGGCACACCTGCTTCACCTGCAACGGCTCTTGCAAGGAGCGTTTTGCCGGTTCCGGGTGGACCGATCAGAAGCACGCCCTTGGGGATTTTTCCTCCCAGTTTTTGGAATCGCTCCGGGTAAGAAAGAAAGTCTATAATTTCCTTTAGCTCTTCTTTTGCCTCTTCACATCCTGCAACATCAATGAAAGTTGTCTTCTGTGAACCATTATCTGAATACAACTTAATTTTTGCCTTGCCAAAGGACATAAAAGGAGAACCCATCCCGCCAACCCTTTTAAAGAGGAAAAACCACCCTAACGCCATGATACCGAAGGGAAATATCCACCACATCAGGATGTTTTTTAAGAAATTATTTTCAGATGCGCCTTTAAACCTGACCTTCTGTGATTCCAGTTCATTGACGAGTTCTGCGTCTTGTATTGGTACTGTAACGAATGCAATCTTTTCTTCTTTGTCACCTTCACCCGACAATTTTTTGTAATGGCCTCGGATAAGATTAGCACCTACCGTGCAGTCTGCTATATATCCATTCTTAAGATAGAGCCTGAACTGGCTGTAAGATATTTCTTCGGCCTTAGGGGATAAAAATATCTGCGCTACATACATGATGGCAAGAAAAAGCAGGATATATCCAATAGAAAATCGTGACTTCTTGGTTTTGTTTTTTTTATCCATTCAATTTGGTTAAAAAAGATTAAAAATACCTGAATATGCAGAATATAAGGTTATTAGGTAATATTTTTAACAAAATATCAAACTGAATTATATTAGAAAATAAGATCAATGTCAAAATATTTCAAAAGAGATTTAAGTTGATAATAGATAAAAAGATACTATAATGGATGAAAGTCGGGGTGTAGCGCAGCTTGGCTAGCGCGCTTGAATGGGGTTCAAGAGGTCGTGGGTTCAAATCCCGCCACCCCGACCACTAAAATCAAGGGTTTCAGGCATTTGCCACTTCTCGCTTTTCCTCAAGTGTAGTCAAATTGTAGTCAGCTTCTAAAATCTGAACTCCGTCTCTCAAGCTATCTGGACAATGATGACTGTATCGCTGAGTCATCCGTATGTCATGATGACCTAATAGCTTTGAAATTTTATAAATATCAATTCCTTTTTGCGCTAACCGCGTTGCAAAGGTATGCCGCAGATCGTGGAAGTGAAAATCCCGTAGACCAGCCTTTTCTATTGCGATATTAAAAGCCCTTCTCAGATTATGACGGTCAATCTTGTTACCCACGCCACTGGAAAACACCAAATCATTTTTAATATTCCTTATCTTTGATTTTTCCGTCAGAATATCGAATGCCACCTGGTTCAAAGGAATCGTCCTTGGCTTTCCGCTCTTTGTTTCCTGGATGATTATCGTTCTTCGTAACAGGTTTACCCTATTCCATTGAAGGGAAAGCAGTTCGCCTTGACGTAATCCAGTATGCAAGTCGAAAATGATAATATTCCGAAGCCATGGAGGAGAAACATTAAGCAATCTTTTCTTCTCGTCATCGGCCAACCAACGATCTCTATCATTACCCTCTTTCTCTTTGGGAACTTTAGAAACAGGATTATCCTTAATCCATTCCCACTCTTTGACTGCTAGGTTAAAAGCCTTTGAGAGCATGGCCAATTCCCTATTAACGGTGGCTGGTTTTGCCTCTTCACTTTTCCTTAACACCTTGTACTCAGAAATCATCTTGGGAGATATGGACGATAATTTTGATGTACCAAAGAAGG contains:
- a CDS encoding DUF503 domain-containing protein translates to MKLEFYKSDDAVIGVLNIRLVIRSANTLKDKRRIIKSLKDRVKNNFNVSVSEIGTLDHCQYSRLGIAMVGNDKGYVNSVLSNLLNMFRISTSVELVGYHLEFV
- the infB gene encoding translation initiation factor IF-2; translation: MGKIRISLLAKELGVKSSLLIDKCHEKGLTHITHHANTLVSEQAEMIRQLFQPGAKVTPTKEEPKIKEVPVSHAVVEQKKAEKTTSQAGGVKVIQPSKIVRIPKSAPTPHQQQRVVKMTPVKTYWKKKQPPGVVSFRKKEHGGEVVESKKPAVKEKETKVVMEPPITVKDLSSKLGIRANEIITKLLLEHNVRSTINQILSEEIVQLLGIEYGVEIEIRKKEAVGERDFMAEQVSTKAEDMVHRAPIVTFLGHVDHGKTSLLDSIRQTNVAAGEIGGITQHIGAYKVEMHGKHVVFLDTPGHEAFTAMRARGANITDVVVLVVAADDGVMPQTEEALNHAKAANVPIVVAVNKIDKPGANSLRVKQQLASLDLIPEEWGGKTQFVETSAVTKKGIDTLLERLLLESEILELKANPKNPARGVVLEARLSEGRGVVANVLIQEGTLHEGDIILCGRTFGRARLVTNERGLEVQEAGPSTPVSVSDFSEVPEAGDKFYVVSDIQRAREIAQERQKKERETSLAKHQHVTLDSLYSKIAEGNVKEIKIILKADYKGSVEVLKKALEELSTPEIKVRILHCGVGGITESDVLLADASDAIVIGFYVTTEDKARILAEEKGVEIRLYKIIYDATNEIKAAMEGMLEPESKEVVLGQVEIRQVYNISKFGNVAGCYVKTGKITRNASIRLIRDNIIIYDGKLESLKVVKDDVREVRAGFECGLKIANYDDIKVGDVVEAYEVQKIARVLTV
- a CDS encoding tetratricopeptide repeat protein gives rise to the protein MLFVKSFSVIFVFIILFSISFQGCSSIAAKHDSQSLPVIESSPLHAQEKAHAYFCAGYFSLLDRDWENAAANFEKAIQLDRSSGRIMQHLATCYFQLGKNEKSIDYLEKLAKIKPNEFSVHYTLATLYETVGKYREAIEEYEYARQCKTTKLDHVFLADTLYRLANLYMQEGMMEKGIECYKSMFDMKLVSEPAKIYYEIGQKYFEKNDTKKALEYFLKVKEADPKLSFASFYLTLCYDALHDYDNAIKEAKVFLEKEPDNWVMRLALSEIYEKTNNESQQSEEIKKIEEILKKNIDAGSKNSKEYFLLCQIYRNQRKIDKAIAVVENMKLIPLDKETIRDIHFLLANLYYEDKRFDRVEEELQMALKLDPDFHEANNFLGYLFVENNRNLDEAIQLINKALKAQPRNGAYLDSLGWAYYKKAQVEGRHDYLIKALQKLLEAVQFLEEPDIYDHIGDVHYSLGNWDEAVNAWRKAQDLYKKMFNQEVQIENITTKLEKLKRLISVEETGSKVIKKRIEVKSGIQP
- the hisG gene encoding ATP phosphoribosyltransferase, whose product is MKKLHLGLPKGSLQEATIEMMKKAGYTVHVSPRSYYPSIDDDEISIRLIRPQDMSRYVEKGIIDAGLTGADWVREAGSDVKVVVSLVYAKQQLTKVKWVLAVPESSTIRTVDDLQNKKIATELVNVTRQYLAERGVVADIEFSHGATEAKAPDLVDAIVELTETGSSLKANKLRIIEIVMESSTQLIASHHAWKDEWKRTKIENLAMLFEGAIIARAKVGLKMNVPNGALDQVLKKLPALRKPTVSTLSEGAGYAIETVLDETVARSITPELKRAGAEGIIEYPLNKVIL
- the pyrF gene encoding orotidine-5'-phosphate decarboxylase, coding for MAVVSDIRENFADQLVSAIRRKNSCVVVGLDPSFKLIPDTIKQKFSASQKQALEYASRVILEFNTQVIDLITPYVSIVKPQIAFYELYGWWGVWAYAETIQYARQKGLIVIGDVKRGDVPSTAEAYANAHIGEVHIDNIVEIPFAADAITVNPLLGTDSLIPFLQTARKHNKGIFILVKTSNPSSGELQDIMCGTKKLHEIIAEKTHAWGKDFIGKQGYSAVGAVVGATFSHEISKLRKIMPAAYFLVPGYGAQGATAKDIAHCFNPDGLGAIISASRSILYAYNISPWEKKYGISAWKDATQEAVIKMNEEIRKILK
- a CDS encoding YebC/PmpR family DNA-binding transcriptional regulator yields the protein MAGHSHWASIKHKKGAADAKKGKIFSKIARMITVAARRGGGDSNMNPRLQLAISKARAVNMPKENIERAIQKGTGGGEASELFECLYEGYGPHGIALMVEILTDNKNRTAPEIRKIFERFGGNMGESGCVSWMFEKKGLIIVGSNSLNEDDLMMLVLDAGAEDLQQVGDIFQIICPQVNLDTVKKAIENKSVKIESAEVCWIPKNNIDLDDAMGRKVLGLMEALEDHDDVQNVYSNFNLPQTLLAEAQAAR
- a CDS encoding anthranilate synthase component II — its product is MIIIIDNYDSFTYNLVQQIGAFGARMEVFRNDKVSLGEIEEKKPDHIIISPGPCTPKEAGISNDIIKQFSGKIPILGVCLGHQCIAYTYGAEVIRARRLMHGKTSMIKHDCKTIYRGLSNPFEATRYHSLIVKEDTLPDCLEVTARADDDEIMGIRHKEYPLEGVQFHPESFLTAEGPKLLKNFLSL
- the rbfA gene encoding 30S ribosome-binding factor RbfA — protein: MPSRRVERLSESVKQEVSKIILYELKDPRISFITVTNVELASDLKRAKVYISVLGDALTQRKTLQALEHARGFIQAKVGAHLQIRYTPLLTFYLDESLKKSQHISNLIDEAVKGSDITIEGELEE
- the nusA gene encoding transcription termination factor NusA codes for the protein MDKESLLRLVDSLHRDKEIAKDVVFQGIEAALTTAARKHFKSQETVSIQIDRNTGEILAREGDRKIDPSELGRITAQTAKQVIIQKIREAERDVIYEDFVSRKGAIVSGTVQRFEGPTIIVNLGKTEGILHKLEQIDDEHYNTNERVRAIVFDVKKVGTRVRILLSRTHPDFVRRLFELEVPEIAENTIEIKALAREPGHRTKIAVASSDQNVDCVGACVGVRGSRIKNIVDELNGEKIDIIRWSDEPEVLLPNALKPAEVSGIILSAENQVATIVVPNDQLSLAIGKRGQNVRLASRLTSWDIDIITESEFEERQKEGAAGLTEVAESNKRPSDNSKTTNGGAVAEHIKAGGEKEGV